The stretch of DNA AGCAGATCGCGTGGCCGGATCCACAGCCCGGCCGAGGGCACGGCGACCGAAGACCACGGGGATTGGCCCTCCCAGTGGAGTTCTTCGACGTCCTGCCAGGCCGTTTGGCAGCAGGAGGACACGTAGATCGAACCGTCCTCTGCCGGTCGTGGCGCGTTCTCCGTGCCCGGCCACGCCCACCCCACGTGGGTGATCCCGAGGGGCTCGAACAGCCGGGTGCGCGCGTACGCCCCGAACGACCCTCCGGTGGCTCGACCAACCACGAGGCCCAGCAGCGTCGTGAGACCCCCACTGTAGTAATACCGGGCGCCGGGCTCCGTCACCAACGGTCTGGAGAGGACGACCTCGGCTGGATCAGGGTCGGCGTAGAGCACCTGTTCGTCGTCCGATCCACCCGTCCCTTCCAACCATTCGAAGCCGGCGGTCATAGTCAGCACATCGCGAAGACTGACCTCCCGCTTCTCCGGGGTCGTCAAGTGAGCGTAGTCGGGGAAGTAGTCGAACAGCGATGTGTCCACCGACTCGATGGCACCCGACTCCACGGCGATTCCGAAGACCGCAGAGGTGACGCTCTTGGTCACCGACCGCACCTCGTAAAGTGTCTCGCGGTCAAAGCGAGCCAACGCGGGCTTGCTCTGACCATCTTCCCATAGGATTGCTCTCCCTTCGAAGTGCTCTTCGTAGACCAGCTTCCCATCTTTGGCGATCAATACGGCGTGCACGTTTGGATAGTTGTCGCGGTGCAACGCCTCCGTCATCGCCTCCAGCGGCTCGCTCGAGAGCCCCACGTCCTCCGGGGTCCCCGCCTGCCAACCGTCCTCGAGTTGAGGCGGCCTCTGATACGGGTGTGCACTCGCCTCGTCGGTAGACGACGCGGCGGCGCCTCGTTCGCGCTGGGAATCGGAGCTTGACCCACAACCGCCGACGATACAGCAGAGGCAAGCGATCAGTCCTAATCGGCGCGCCATGAAGTCCCCCTCGGCATTGTCGGAGGTCGGATTTCCACCGGCAATCGTCTTGATTGCAGATGTCGTGCGGCCTAACTCTTCATAGGCTGACCGGGCCGGCCCCAAACGCGGTTCCGCCTAGTCAGCCGCCACGGGGCACGATGGGCGGTGAGCGATTCGCGAGCAAGCGATTCGCTCACCCGGGCTTACGAGAGCCCCTCGGACGTGGATACCGTCGCGATATCTCGCGCAGGCGGTCAGCCTAACCGGCGCCAACGCTGCGCGGGTCCTTCAGGTCCGGGAGAGCGTCGGCGGGGCTTCGAACTCCCAGGCCCCCTCGGTTCAGGACGTGCGTGTACTTCATGGTCGTTTTGACGCTCTTGTGGCCGAGCAGCTCCTGAATGGTGCGGATGTCGTAGCCGTCCTCCAGGAGGTGGGTCGCAAAGGAGTGTCGGAAGGTATGGCACGTCGCCCGCTTGTTGATCCCGGAGCGTCGCACGGCTTGCCCGACCCGTCTCTGGACCGCTGACTCGTGCAGGTGATGGCGGCGGGTTTGCCCGGTCTCCTCATCCCGGTATCTACGCGTGGCGGGAAAGACCCATTGCCAGGTCCACTCGCGCCCGGCATTCGGGGACTTCCGTGCGAAGGCGTGTGGCAGCTCCACCCAGCCGGCGCCGTCCTCCAGGTCCGAGCGCCAGAGTCGTCGGTTCGATTCGAACCTTTCTCGTAGCGATTGCTCCGCGGCGTTTGGCAGCATCGTGACACGATCGCGGTTCCCCTTGGGCCTGCGGATCACGAGCTGTCTCGTCCGGAAGTCGACGTCCTTGACCCTCAGCCGGAGCGTCTCGAGTAGGCGCAGGCCCGAGCCGTACATCAGCAGGGCGGCTAGCCGCACCGGCCCCCTCAACTGGCTCAACACCACCGCGGCCTCCGTTCGTGTCAACACGACAGGAAGGTGCCGGGGTCGACGCGCGCGAGGGATCGACCGGCCGATGTGCGGTTCGCGCCCCAACACGTCCCGGTAGAGGAAGGACAGAGCGCTCGCGGCCTGGTTCTGGGTCGATGCGCTGACCTGCTCGTTGGTGGCGAGGTGGGTCAGGAAGCCAACGATTTCCTCAGAACCCATCGTGTCGGGGTGGCGCAGGTCGTGGAAACGCACGAAGCGACGATCGACCCTTCGTGAGTGACTCAGCCGCGACGCGAATCCTCGACGCGCCTCGCGCCGTAGGGAGCCCCACGAAGAGATCCGCTGACTGCACACGGAACACGAAATGTTCGACGAGCTCATCCCGATCTTCGGCATCCTCCTGGTCATGATCCCGGTGGCGGGGCTGACCTTCGGCTTGACTCTGAGGCTCGCGGTCAAGCCGTTCGTGGAGACGCTGGCGAAGGCGGTCAGGGAGTCGGGTGGCGGTCCGGACCTGGGGGAGTTGTCCGCCCAGATCGCGCTGCTGCAGGATGAGCTGGAAGGACTGCGAGAGGACACGCGCGGGCTGAAGAAGGCGCAGGAGTTCGATCAGAAGTTGCTGGCGAGCCTGCGGGCCGGCGAGGGCGGGGGATCGGCCTAGCAAGACGCGCTATCGAACCAGAACGGCTCGGGCCACTTTGGCGCAGTGGATGCCGTCTTCGGGCGACCTGAGGGCCCCGGATACGTATACCTCTTGATCTCCAGCCATTCCGGCTCCAAGGAGATCCCCGGACAGGTCGAGCTCCAGGGAGTAGACGAAGGGCTCCTGGGGCGCTTCGACCGCGATCTTCGAATCTTCCTTAGGGGTCCATGCGACCAGGCTGAAGACGTCGCTCTCGGGCCGAAAGATACGCCCCGCCTCTACATGGGTGATGAAACAGCCGTTCGCGGTCGTCGGGCTGCCAGGGTGTGCAAGCTCAAGCATCTCCAGCTGCTGAGCGGGCACGGAATCCAGATTCAGGGGAGCCGCCGACAACACCAACTCGGCTCTCGTATAGGCGAGCGACTCTCGATCGGTCTCGTCGCAGGCGTCGAAGCACAACCACAGGTCGTACGTACCCTCCTGCCCTTCCGCCGGCGGGGCGCCGAGAAGTGCGAGCATTCCAAACGTGGCAACGACGATGATGAGCCGCATTGTTCTCCGCCTTCTGAGTTGGGGCACGACAGCCGTCGGTTGGATGGGCAGAAGGCGGTGGGGGTTTATCGCGGCGGGGGTAGCTCCGGCCTTTTCTTCGGCCCAGGCGCGGGCCCTGACCTGGGCGATCTGTCGAGGCAGATCGCGCTCTTGCAGGACGAGCTGGAGGGTCTGCGGGAGGATACGCGCGAGTTGAAGAAGGCGCAGGAGTTCGATCAGAAGCTGCTGGCGAGCCTGCGCCCGGGGAGCAGCGAGGCGACGCCCTAGCCGACCCCCTACGCCACTTGCGAGTCGCGCGTGACCGGTTGCCGGCCTGGTCCAACACCAATAGCCGCCCTACTAGGAACTCTGCTGGCCCAACAGGCGTTGCCAGGCTGGCGTATCTACGCTGTGTTGGCAAACGACCTACAGACGGCGCAGTCGCGCGAGGGGGCTTGATGGCAGTGATGGTTCTGCTTGAGGTGCAGGCGAAGGAGGGCACGGGCGACCAACTCGTTGCCGCGTTGCGGGAACTCCTGCCCGATACCCGGGCTAGGGACGGGTCCATCGAGATCTTGGCTCACCAGGGCCAGGACGACAGGGACAACATCGTTCTTGTCGATAGGTGGGAGACGAGGGACGCATTCGACAGTTACATGGAGTGGCGCCAGGAGACGGGCGTGCTCGACCAGCTACTCGCCGCGTGCGTCGGCCCGCCGAGCATCCGCTTCTACGACATCACCGACGCCTGAGGGGACCGTCCCCGGCGGGAGCACGCGCTCCCTCCTCGCCCCACTTCACCCACTCGAACGCGGTGCGGCACGTCAGGCACCAGTAGGTGGCGACGGACAGCGCCGTGCCGAAAGGCGAATGGAGCTCCGTCTCGGTGCCCCCGCAGAAGGCGCACGGCGGGCTGTCCGGCAGGTCGTAGTCCTTCGCGCGCGCGTGCGCCATCAGTCCATCAGGAACGCGCGGTTCTTGTCGCCGCGGATCTGCTCGATGGTAGCGGCGTCGGGGTGCCCCTCGCCCAGGCGGCGTCGGGCGGCGTCCCAGCCGGCCCACTCGCCCTCGCCGAACGCGGGCGGCTCGATGCCCAGCAGCCCCATGATGACCTCCAGGCGCTCGGACAGCCGGCTGCGCGCGGACTGCCGGTCGCCGGGCACGATGCCGGCCGTGCGCAGTCGCGCTTCCACCTCATCGGCCGGGCCGAACCACGCGTACGCCGACGGCATGGCGCCCTTCAGCGCTTCCGCCAGCGCCTTCCTGGCCTCATCGCTGCCCTCGGCGAAGCGACGCGCCCACGCCACCGCGTGCGCGGCGTGGAAGCGTTCCTCGTCGAGCAACTTGGCGGCGCGCTGCCGCAGCGGCTCGTAGCTGGACTGCGCGAGCGCCTCGAGCGCCACGCTGAGCGCGCCGTCCACCGCGGCGTTGATCGCCAGCAGGTCGGCCCAGGTGTCGGCGGCCTCGTCCAGCGCGGGGATGCTCGCGTACTGGGCGGGCTCGCGACCGTGCTCCAGGGCGCCCACGTCCTCGCCGAAGTCCTTCAGCAGCGCGTACAGCAGGCGCGCGTGGCCCCACTCGTCCTGCGCCATGGACGCGCACGCGATGCCGGCCTCGATCACCGGCGCGCCCAGCGTCCACTCTGCGTAGCGCATGCCCAGCAGTCGCTTGCTGTCCGCCATCGACAGGATCAGGTCGCGCACGTCGGCGCGGACGTCGTCGGGTAGCGCTGCGGGGTCGGCGTAGCTCGGGCCCGAGGCGGCCTCGGTCATAGGCGTCTCCAGCTCGGCCATTATCCGTCCCCCCGGTTGAAGACCTCCATGAACTGCTCGCGGCGGACGACGAACATGTCGAACCACTTCTCCTCGTCGTAGGTGCTGTACGCGTACACGCGCGCGAGGTCGTCCGTGGCCGAGTTCACGTTGCCGATGTGGCGCAGCGGCTCGCCGCGGCTCTTGCGCGCGAATACCTCGTATACTGTTTCGAGCGTCATCGGGCGTACCCTCCGCGGTACGTGGCGCGCGCCGTCACGCCGCGACTCCCAGCTTGCGCAGCTCGGCGCGGCCGTGTTCCGTCATCATGGCCCGCGTCCAGGGCGGGTCCCACACCTCGCGCAGCTCCACCGAGTCCACGTCGGGCTCGGCCAGGAGGCGCTCGGTGATGTCGGTCCGGATGAAGAAGACGCAGGGGC from Gemmatimonadota bacterium encodes:
- a CDS encoding serine hydrolase, with product MGLSSEPLEAMTEALHRDNYPNVHAVLIAKDGKLVYEEHFEGRAILWEDGQSKPALARFDRETLYEVRSVTKSVTSAVFGIAVESGAIESVDTSLFDYFPDYAHLTTPEKREVSLRDVLTMTAGFEWLEGTGGSDDEQVLYADPDPAEVVLSRPLVTEPGARYYYSGGLTTLLGLVVGRATGGSFGAYARTRLFEPLGITHVGWAWPGTENAPRPAEDGSIYVSSCCQTAWQDVEELHWEGQSPWSSVAVPSAGLWIRPRDLLKIGSLYLNGGRWNDRQIVSETWVRESLARHTDQSEGVQEHGPGVTSTSGYGYQWWHTRYLLPYGEITVHAAVGNGGQRIWIVPELDLVAIHITSNYNLWYSSYQADRLLLERIVPWALGIESGYRHEFARPARALAPGEWPSVTLPSEESARYVGTYDFADEQLEIYVEDGVLRYELPGQGSMALFPAGDHVFVAGLVEDGEPTKLYWPDERVHFVLDESGAAERYEWRSAATGEVASVAPRSR
- a CDS encoding integron integrase, which codes for MRFHDLRHPDTMGSEEIVGFLTHLATNEQVSASTQNQAASALSFLYRDVLGREPHIGRSIPRARRPRHLPVVLTRTEAAVVLSQLRGPVRLAALLMYGSGLRLLETLRLRVKDVDFRTRQLVIRRPKGNRDRVTMLPNAAEQSLRERFESNRRLWRSDLEDGAGWVELPHAFARKSPNAGREWTWQWVFPATRRYRDEETGQTRRHHLHESAVQRRVGQAVRRSGINKRATCHTFRHSFATHLLEDGYDIRTIQELLGHKSVKTTMKYTHVLNRGGLGVRSPADALPDLKDPRSVGAG
- a CDS encoding antibiotic biosynthesis monooxygenase family protein; the encoded protein is MVLLEVQAKEGTGDQLVAALRELLPDTRARDGSIEILAHQGQDDRDNIVLVDRWETRDAFDSYMEWRQETGVLDQLLAACVGPPSIRFYDITDA
- a CDS encoding Phenylacetic acid catabolic protein, which translates into the protein MTEAASGPSYADPAALPDDVRADVRDLILSMADSKRLLGMRYAEWTLGAPVIEAGIACASMAQDEWGHARLLYALLKDFGEDVGALEHGREPAQYASIPALDEAADTWADLLAINAAVDGALSVALEALAQSSYEPLRQRAAKLLDEERFHAAHAVAWARRFAEGSDEARKALAEALKGAMPSAYAWFGPADEVEARLRTAGIVPGDRQSARSRLSERLEVIMGLLGIEPPAFGEGEWAGWDAARRRLGEGHPDAATIEQIRGDKNRAFLMD
- a CDS encoding phenylacetic acid degradation PaaB family protein, whose translation is MTLETVYEVFARKSRGEPLRHIGNVNSATDDLARVYAYSTYDEEKWFDMFVVRREQFMEVFNRGDG